ATAATCTACTAAATCGGTTTAAATAATTAATAGCTTTTTTGGGTTCTTGAAAGCGAATCAGACTTTGCAGAGTAGAAAGCGTATTAAAAATAAAGTGAGGCTCCATCTGTGTACGAAGTAGTTTTTGTTCTAATATGACTTTTTCATATTCTTGTTGTAGTTTCCGACTCTTTTGGCGATAATAAAGAATAGCTAAAATTGCCAGTATTATTAAAATCACTAAAATGGTGATAGCGAGAAAATATTTTGTTTTTTGTAATTGATTTTCTGTTGATTCTACACTTTGGTTTAGCTTCTTTATAGATCTCTTGTTTTCTTCAAGTTGATACATGGTTTGCATTTCTTCTTTTGCTTGTAGCTCAGCTTTTTTCTGTTTTTCCTCTGTCATTTCTAAAACTTTTTCAGCGAGTTCATAGTATTTATCAAAATCTTTAAATCGGTAATAATAACTCATCATGGATTTACTAAAAGTTATATGGTTTGAGTAAGATAAGTTAATAGAAGTATTTTGTTTCATTTCGCTGAGTATGCTAATTATACTATCAGCTTCATTTTTTTTCCCTCTTTTTATACTGTTCTCTAAGAAGAAACAATAAAACAGATACCTATTTGCAGGTATCATTACTTGATTTTTTAATTCTTTTTTTAAGTCATCCTGATTCATTTCTAAACCTGTCTGATAATAAATTTTAGCAGAATCCAGTTCTTCTTGTTGTGAAAAAAAATGTCCTTTATATATGTAGTAGAATTGCTTACTTTCTGACGATTGTGCAGACTGTGCTATTTTATTTAAATAATAGCGAAGTGAATCGCTATTTATTCTTTTTTGAAGCCCACTAACAAAAATCTGTGAATAAATTCTAAATCTCAAATCATTATTCCCTTCAGGAAGAGAATCAAGGTAGCTTTCAGCTTTTTTTGTTAAGTCATAAGTCCTTTCATAAAGACCTACCTTTATAGTGGACTGAGCATTATGTAAATAAATTTTAATTTTATCTTTAGCTGAAATAGTTGATATGGAGGGATTAGCATTTAGGATAGCCTCAGCTTTATGATAATAGTTAGAAGCAAGAAAAATTTGTCCCCTATTATCGGCTATAAGTCCCAAACCAGTATAAATATCTGTTTTCCTCTTTTCAAACCCTTCTACATCCTCAATAAGAACAAGAGCTTTTGTTGCATACATTTCTGTACTGTCAATATTTGAGCGACCAAAGCTCTCTGCTATGTAAGAGTATATATATGCTTTAACTACTTTATCAGAAGTATATTTATCTTTATTTAGCATGTCTTTCCAAAATAGTATCTTGTCTTCTTGTTCAGTAGGTTCTGTGCTTTCTATTTCTTTGACTAGTTGTTCTGTAGAAATATCTTCTTGAGTTTCTGAACAAGAAGATAGTATAGCAAAAAGACTGAGTAAAACGATAGTGAGATAGTTTTTCATAATCCATTCAAATGATTTAGTATGTGTTTTTTAAGTTAGTTTTGCTGAAAACCATCAATAATAGGGAGTTTCAGGCAGACAGTAGTTCCTTTTCCTTGCTCTGAAAAAATTTGATAGTCTGTAGGTATTTTATATTTTTTAGATAGAATTTCTAAACGCTCTTTGGCAATCTCACCAGAAAGTGATTTGTGATTTTTCTTTGAAACTGTATTTATTCCTACTCCATTGTCAATAATTTCTATCTGTAACTGTTTGGCTTCTGTTAATTCAGTTATTTTTATGTCTATGTGCCATTTTTGTTCTCCATCAAACCCATGTAAAATACTATTTTCAACAAACGGCTGAATCAGCATAGGAGGAATAAATAAAGCATCTACTTCCAGTCCATCAGGTACTTGAATTTGATACGTAAAGTAGTCTTCGAATCTCGCTTGTTGTAGACCAAGGTAGTTATCCATTGTTTCTATTTCATCCTCTAAAGAAATCATTTCTTGTCTACTTAATTCTAAATTACTTCGCAATAATCTGCTAAATCGGTTTAAGTAATCAATAGCTTTTTTAGGTTCTTGGAAACGAATCAGACTTTGCAGGGTGGAAAGAGTATTAAAAATAAAGTGAGGTTCCATCTGTGTACGAAGTAATTTTTGTTCTAATATTACCTTTTCATACTCCTGTTGTAGTTTCCGACTCTTTTGACGATAATAAAGAATAGCTAAAATGGCTAGTATTATCAAAATAGTCAATATTGTGATGGCGAGAAAATATTTTGTTTTTTGTAATTCATTTTCTGTTGCTTCTACACTTTGGTTTAGATTTTTTA
This is a stretch of genomic DNA from Bernardetia sp. MNP-M8. It encodes these proteins:
- a CDS encoding histidine kinase, with the translated sequence MKNYLTIVLLSLFAILSSCSETQEDISTEQLVKEIESTEPTEQEDKILFWKDMLNKDKYTSDKVVKAYIYSYIAESFGRSNIDSTEMYATKALVLIEDVEGFEKRKTDIYTGLGLIADNRGQIFLASNYYHKAEAILNANPSISTISAKDKIKIYLHNAQSTIKVGLYERTYDLTKKAESYLDSLPEGNNDLRFRIYSQIFVSGLQKRINSDSLRYYLNKIAQSAQSSESKQFYYIYKGHFFSQQEELDSAKIYYQTGLEMNQDDLKKELKNQVMIPANRYLFYCFFLENSIKRGKKNEADSIISILSEMKQNTSINLSYSNHITFSKSMMSYYYRFKDFDKYYELAEKVLEMTEEKQKKAELQAKEEMQTMYQLEENKRSIKKLNQSVESTENQLQKTKYFLAITILVILIILAILAILYYRQKSRKLQQEYEKVILEQKLLRTQMEPHFIFNTLSTLQSLIRFQEPKKAINYLNRFSRLLRSNLELSRQEMISLEDEIETIDNYLNLQQARFEDYFTYQIKVPNELEIDALFIPPMLIQPFVENSILHGFDGEKEWHIDIKITELTATKQLQIEIIDNGVGIHTTPKKKHKSLSGEIAKERLEILSKKYKIPTDYQIFSEQGKGTTVCLKLPIIDGFQQN